One window of the Salvelinus fontinalis isolate EN_2023a chromosome 2, ASM2944872v1, whole genome shotgun sequence genome contains the following:
- the LOC129829302 gene encoding uncharacterized protein LOC129829302, whose product MAEQCRTVRVSGLPTDIKEDRLTDKLYIYFLRARNGGGEIAHVTIVKATPGSALITFEDIGVARSVLQHGRHILMVDGKKYELTLSEPHKDLDPNKVILSMSVTLDYSQLPGGKAALTSLDRSHDVQIHYNNPEQLCTLQGFYSQVQAALAQILGLPGALASTDTPPAGANVVLGVLTRGTRGQAKRTHTQEAADHHRRGGEQSDLGSGPLRDFTSGGQGWEGEGTAQAEGGAVGLCLSEEPPMMEEDLSLIMDADLFHYLQWHCGGEYQEILTQHGVEVVDVTAEGLTTLFLQRVPGVGDIGLESLSGARGDLSRLYQENEARLRRAQLPKSVLSPSGGLLRAMEDLRVRLPKLLLSEDDRNIYIVGNSSDVSEAKQFLLLGEREEAVEDVASLLRSPSSTSGSSKPEEEERLTPTLSSTAGTPLGARVDKLLKQYETERRTEGARGYKFAPRFKALGPAGLGTRPRDTVMVRDTSPSVRPGLGPMLGHDLFGSDRAGSGVGGLYRPGTQGSGEDILFKRGDPLFTPSSMENGLFRSSSPTDLRQQGETAPFTSTLNTLSGGITISTSGSGSTLKRASSFSGRARSKVQDPGQSEAEKATTRARRSNSLDRRKAYSAELTISMVIWNYMKEAYATRIQDMTSDLQMRESQSDKSSDITVILRGAESSVVRTCQLEMQKLVAMVKTDFCLQELLLAELGVSDPADETLEVCCAEVRQRFKKVSVQTMRDSVFLIGPKQLCSQVGAALREVFPGETGQRGGQEDFSVPSTPTFNQSSPFQVNGVQNPTQFQTNSPQWMSETQRGGEEGPGANREKKNIQRSDSSKRTRNSESEHKNTVVSQSPARKDPVIKEKVERGGTMEADESKTDPFLSHSAIGNGGRPGAVNGGSTNQDMVAPPKESNLRSGVIQKDNNRQSSGAENQERPGLGGALTRHGPGRSSLSGARTQICVCGERGASVTRTGCGVTLCPQCLLKAHVQCRVCSKAEVAVPHGVQGNMSYSEMPFSLPGHGRDAVVKITYCIPDGIQGEGHPSPGSAFRGGVFEAYLPLCERTRKLLPRLEKAFRLGLTFTVTGREPGARVSWDSIPHKTSLQGGKSGNGYPDSTYLSRLSEVLRAHGIEEAPAKSQDTNIT is encoded by the exons TGGCAAGGAGCGTGCTTCAACATGGCCGACACATTCTGATGGTGGACGGGAAGAAGTATGAACTCACCTTGAGTGAACCTCACAAAGACCTGGACCCAAATAAG GTTATCTTGAGCATGTCTGTTACTTTGGACTACAGCCAGCTACCTGGAGGAAAGGCAGCACTGACCAGCCTTGACAGGAGTCATGATGTTCAGATCCACTATAACAACCCAGAGCAGCTCTGCACCTTGCAGGGCTTCTACTCCCAGGTCCAGGCTGCACTGGCCCAAATACTGGGGCTCCCTGGGGCCCTGGCATCCACAGATACACCCCCAGCTGGGGCCAATGTTGTTCTGGGAGTCCTTACTAGAGGCACTAGGGGCCAAGCGAAAAGGACTCATACCCAGGAGGCAGCAGACCATCACAGGAGAGGTGGTGAGCAGAGTGATCTAGGCTCAGGCCCACTTAGGGACTTTACGTCTGGAGGTCAGggctgggagggggaggggacagcCCAGGCAGAGGGGGGTGCTGTgggtctgtgtctgtctgaggaACCCCCCATGATGGAAGAGGACCTCTCCCTGATCATGGATGCAGACTTGTTCCACTACCTGCAGTGGCACTGTGGAGGGGAGTACCAGGAGATCCTCACCCAGCATGGGGTAGAGGTGGTGGACGTGACCGCTGAGGGGCTGACCACCCTGTTCCTACAGAGAGTACCCGGGGTGGGAGACATTGGGCTGGAGAGTCTGAGTGGGGCTCGTGGGGACCTGAGCCGGCTCTACCAGGAGAACGAGGCCAGGCTCCGGCGAGCCCAGCTGCCCAAGAGTGTCCTCTCTCCCAGCGGAGGCCTGCTCAGGGCCATGGAGGACCTGCGGGTCAGGCTGCCCAAGCTGCTGCTCAGTGAGGATGACAGGAACATCTACATAGTTGGCAACAGCAGCGATGTGTCCGAAGCCAAACAGTTCCTCctcctgggggagagagaggaggcggtGGAGGATGTAGCCAGCTTGTTACGATCTCCCTCATCCACATCTGGTTCCTCCAagccagaggaagaggagagactcACACCCACTCTCTCCTCCACAGCAGGAACACCCCTGGGCGCCAGGGTAGATAAGCTGCTGAAGCAatatgagacagagaggaggacggaGGGGGCCCGAGGGTATAAGTTTGCCCCCCGCTTCAAGGCATTAGGGCCGGCTGGGCTAGGGACCAGACCTAGGGACACAGTGATGGTAAGGGACACATCTCCCAGTGTACGACCAGGTCTTGGGCCCATGTTAGGCCATGACCTGTTTGGCTCAGACAGAGCAGGGTCAGGTGTTGGGGGACTCTACAGGCCAGGTACACAGGGTAGTGGAGAGGATATCCTGTTTAAGAGAGGGGACCCCCTGTTCACCCCTTCCTCTATGGAGAATGGACTCTTCCGGAGCTCATCACCAACAGACCTTAGGCAGCAGGGTGAGACAGCCCCATTCACCTCAACTCTGAACACCTTGTCAGGGGGCATCACCATCTCAACCTCTGGGTCAGGGTCCACCCTAAAGCGGGCCAGTAGTTTCTCTGGGCGGGCCAGGTCCAAGGTCCAGGACCCAGGACAGAGTGAGGCTGAGAAAGCCACTACCAGAGCCAGGCGGTCCAATAGCTTGGACAGGAGAAAGGCCTACAGTGCAGAGCTAACCATTTCCATGGTGATATGGAATTACATGAAGGAGGCCTACGCCACCCGTATACAGGACATGACCTCTGACCTGCAGATGAGGGAGAGCCAATCAGACAAAAGCAGTGACATCACTGTCATCCTTAGGGGGGCGGAGTCATCTGTGGTGCGCACCTGTCAGTTGGAGATGCAGAAGCTGGTTGCCATGGTGAAGACAGACTTCTGTTTGCAGGAGTTGCTTCTGGCTGAGTTAGGCGTGTCTGACCCAGCAGATGAGACTTTAGAGGTGTGCTGTGCTGAGGTGAGGCAACGGTTCAAGAAGGTCTCCGTCCAGACAATGAGAGATAGCGTGTTTCTGATCGGCCCCAAGCAGCTGTGCTCTCAAGTGGGTGCAGCACTGAGGGAGGTGTTCCCTGGGGAGACTGGCCAAAGGGGGGGACAAGAGGACTtctctgtcccctctacccccacTTTCAATCAGTCCAGTCCATTTCAGGTGAATGGGGTCCAGAACCCCACACAGTTTCAGACCAATAGCCCTCAGTGGATGTCTGAGactcagagagggggagaggaggggcctGGTGCCAACAGGGAGAAGAAAAACATCCAGAGGAGTGATTCTTCCAAGAGGACGAGGAACAGCGAATCAGAACACAAGAACACAGTTGTTAGTCAATCACCAGCGAGGAAAGACCCTGTCATAAAGGAGaaagtggagaggggagggaccATGGAGGCAGACGAGAGCAAGACTGACCCATTTCTCAGCCATTCAGCGATAGGCAACGGAGGAAGACCGGGAGCAGTGAATGGTGGCAGTACCAATCAAGACATGGTCGCGCCCCCAAAAGAAAGCAACCTGAGATCCGGAGtgatccagaaggacaacaacagACAGTCTAGTGGAGCAGAGAACCAGGAGAGGCCCGGGTTAGGGGGAGCTCTAACACGTCACGGCCCGGGAAGGTCTAGTTTGTCTGGGGCACGGACAcagatctgtgtgtgtggggagagagGGGCGTCAGTGACGAGGACAGGGTGTGGGGTGACCCTGTGTCCACAGTGCCTACTCAAAGCCCACGTCCAATGCAGGGTTTGCTCCAAGGCTGAGGTGGCAGTTCCACACGGCGTCCAGGGTAACATGAGCTACTCTGAGATGCCCTTCAGCCTGCCAGGCCATGGCAGAGACGCCGTCGTTAAGATCACCTACTGCATCCCAGATGGCATTCAGGGG GAGGGCCACCCCTCGCCTGGCTCTGCGTTTCGGGGGGGAGTATTTGAGGCCTACCTTCCCCTATGTGAGAGGACCAGGAAACTCCTACCGCGGCTGGAGAAAGCCTTCAGGCTAGGCCTCACCTTCACTGTGACGGGCAGGGAGCCAGGGGCCAGGGTCAGCTGGGACAGCATCCCCCACAAGACCAGCCTGCAGGGGGGCAAGTCTGG GAATGGTTATCCAGACTCCACCTATCTGAGTCGCCTGT